The proteins below come from a single Zea mays cultivar B73 chromosome 8, Zm-B73-REFERENCE-NAM-5.0, whole genome shotgun sequence genomic window:
- the LOC100501481 gene encoding uncharacterized LOC100501481, with amino-acid sequence MLEASGVAAEFEDDERGAGITVFAPTDDAFAGLPAGDRLQSLPADRKAVVLRFHVLHSYYPLGSLESIVNPVQPTLATEFSNAGRFTLNITRANGSVAIDTGVVQATITRTVFDQNPVAVFAVSKVLLPKEMFTRTAAASIVATTASASSPPPAATAPEASESARTPPTKLSSPPALRGGGQDYATAPAPARGIEWWCIALVYLLPHLV; translated from the coding sequence ATGCTGGAGGCGTCGGGCGTGGCGGCCGAGTTCGAGGACGACGAGCGCGGGGCCGGGATCACGGTGTTCGCGCCGACCGACGACGCCTTCGCGGGCCTCCCGGCGGGGGACCGGCTCCAGTCGCTCCCCGCCGACCGCAAGgccgtggtgctccgcttccacgTGCTCCACTCCTACTACCCGCTGGGGTCGCTGGAGTCGATCGTGAACCCCGTCCAGCCCACGCTGGCCACCGAGTTCAGCAACGCCGGCCGCTTCACCCTCAACATCACCCGCGCCAACGGCTCCGTGGCCATCGACACCGGCGTCGTGCAGGCCACCATCACGCGGACCGTGTTCGACCAGAACCCTGTCGCCGTCTTCGCCGTATCCAAGGTTCTCCTCCCCAAGGAGATGTTCACCCGCACAGCCGCCGCCTCCATCGTGGCCACCACCGCCTCCGCGTCCTCCCCCCCACCAGCCGCGACAGCCCCGGAGGCCTCCGAGAGCGCGCGGACGCCGCCGACAAAGCTGTCCTCCCCACCCGCGCTCCGCGGCGGCGGGCAGGACTACGccacggcgccggcgccggcgcgagGGATCGAGTGGTGGTGTATAGCATTGGTGTATCTACTCCCACATCTGGTATGA
- the LOC100283331 gene encoding 60S ribosomal protein L36-like, which translates to MAPPQPKSGLFVGINKGHVVTKRELPLRPSHRKGKATKRVSMVRGLIREVAGFAPYEKRITELLKVGKDKRALKLAKRKLGTHKRAKKKREEMMGVLRKMRSAGTHTDKKK; encoded by the exons ATGGCGCCGCCGCAGCCGAAGTCGGGCCTCTTCGTGGGCATCAACAAGGGCCATGTCGTCACCAAGCGCGAGCTGCCTCTGCGCCCGTCCCACCGCAAGGGG AAAGCAACGAAGAGGGTGTCCATGGTCAGGGGCCTGATCAGAGAGGTTGCTGGCTTTGCTCCTTATGAGAAGCGTATCACCGAGCTTCTGAAGGTTGGCAAGGACAAGCGCGCTCTGAAGCTTGCCAAGAGAAAGCTTGGAACTCACAAGAGGGCAAAGAAGAAGAGAGAGGAGATGATGGGCGTCCTCAGGAAGATGAG ATCGGCTGGTACGCACACTGACAAGAAGAAATAA